A genomic region of Populus nigra chromosome 11, ddPopNigr1.1, whole genome shotgun sequence contains the following coding sequences:
- the LOC133668325 gene encoding monooxygenase 2-like, producing the protein METMEDVVIVGAGIAGLATAVALKRVGVRALVLERSEGLRATGAALTLFPNAWLALDALGVSHKLTPIYAPTSMGYVTNVSAGDVQQVLFRVANTGGDGQGIRTIHRKALLEALAEELPVDSIQFSSKLAVIENEEQGGASIVVIHLEDGTPIRSKVLIGCDGVNSVVARWLGLAEPVHSGRAAVRGLAVFPQGHGFKQEVHPFVDVGKRAGFIPLNDRELYWFLTYNGDKMAGEPEQIQKHVEKFPSTYLDVVRHADLSTLTWAPLMFRQPWGIIFGKLSTGNVTVAGDAMHPMTPDLGQGGGASLEDAVVLGRHIGNSVINNGGLIVPGDMAKAIDDYVKERRWRAAFLVTGSYLAGWVQLGGDKWWMKFLRDGIFYKYLFGRISGLVHKDCGKLPAMSFGDMDHSSKKD; encoded by the exons atggaAACAATGGAGGATGTGGTGATAGTCGGAGCAGGAATTGCAGGCTTGGCAACAGCAGTGGCTTTGAAAAGAGTAGGGGTTCGAGCCCTGGTGTTAGAGAGATCAGAAGGGCTAAGAGCCACAGGTGCAGCCTTGACTCTATTTCCAAATGCTTGGCTTGCTCTTGATGCTCTTGGTGTTTCTCACAAGCTCACCCCCATTTATGCTCCTACATCGAT GGGATATGTAACCAATGTTAGTGCTGGAGATGTTCAACAAGTCCTCTTCCGAGTGGCCAATACTGG GGGCGATGGACAAGGAATTAGGACAATTCACCGCAAAGCACTGTTAGAGGCACTGGCAGAGGAATTGCCGGTTGACTCAATTCAATTCTCTTCCAAGCTAGCTGTCATTGAAAATGAAGAGCAAGGCGGTGCTTCCATTGTTGTTATACATTTGGAAGATGGAACTCCAATCAGATCTAAGGTTCTGATAGGCTGTGATGGGGTGAACTCGGTGGTGGCACGTTGGCTAGGACTGGCAGAACCGGTCCATTCAGGGCGGGCAGCTGTGCGAGGTTTAGCAGTTTTTCCTCAAGGCCATGGATTTAAGCAAGAAGTTCATCCGTTCGTGGATGTGGGAAAAAGAGCTGGTTTTATTCCTCTTAATGATAGAGAACTTTACTGGTTTTTAACCTACAACG GAGATAAGATGGCAGGAGAGCCCGAACAAATACAGAAACATGTAGAAAAGTTTCCTTCAACATACCTAGACGTGGTCCGCCATGCTGATCTTTCAACATTAACATGGGCACCGTTGATGTTTAGGCAGCCATGGGGGATCATATTTGGAAAGCTAAGCACAGGAAATGTGACAGTAGCTGGTGATGCTATGCACCCCATGACTCCTGATCTAGGACAAGGCGGCGGTGCATCACTAGAAGATGCTGTGGTATTGGGCAGACACATTGGCAATTCAGTTATAAACAATGGAGGGCTGATTGTTCCAGGAGACATGGCTAAAGCCATAGATGATTATGTGAAGGAAAGGAGGTGGCGTGCTGCTTTTCTTGTCACAGGATCATATTTAGCAGGATGGGTGCAGCTCGGTGGAGATAAATGGTGGATGAAATTCTTAAGGGATGGAATATTTTACAAGTATCTTTTTGGCAGGATTTCTGGACTTGTGCATAAAGATTGTGGCAAACTTCCGGCTATGTCCTTCGGTGATATGGATCACTCAAGTAAGAAGGACTAG
- the LOC133668129 gene encoding monooxygenase 2-like, giving the protein MELMEDVVIVGAGIAGLATAVALNRVGVRALVLEKSKGLRSTGTALTLSPNAWLALDALGVSHKHIPLYTPSIKGYVTNVSTGEVQEVLYPRQGIRTLHRKVLLEALAEELEDGTTIKSKVLMGCDGVHSVVARWLGLTELVHSGRSAVRGLAVFPQGHGFKQVRFFLDESNKAGFAPLNDRELSWFFVSQGEKVTGEAEKMQRDVLEKCTEKFPSEYLDVVRHADLSSLSWAPLMFRPPWGIIFGKLSKGNVTVAGDAMHPMTPDLGNGGGASLEDAVVLGRHIGNSIINNGGLIVPGDMAKTMDDYVKERRWRAAMLVTASYLSGRMQQGDKWWINFLRDRALYKYFFGWLSRLVFVYDCGRLPAISFGAMDLSSKKD; this is encoded by the exons atggaacTGATGGAGGATGTGGTGATAGTTGGAGCAGGAATTGCAGGCTTGGCAACAGCAGTGGCCTTGAACAGAGTAGGGGTTCGAGCTTTGGTATTGGAGAAATCAAAAGGGTTAAGGTCCACAGGTACAGCGTTGACCCTATCTCCAAATGCTTGGCTTGCCCTTGATGCTCTTGGCGTTTCTCACAAGCATATCCCCCTTTATACTCCTTCAATCAA GGGATATGTAACCAATGTTAGTACCGGAGAAGTTCAAGAAGTCCTCTACCCTCGACAAGGAATTAGGACACTTCACCGTAAAGTGTTGTTAGAGGCACTGGCAGAGGAATTG GAAGATGGGACTACCATCAAATCTAAGGTTCTGATGGGCTGCGATGGGGTGCACTCGGTAGTGGCACGATGGCTAGGACTGACAGAACTGGTCCATTCAGGTCGATCAGCGGTGCGGGGTTTAGCAGTTTTTCCTCAGGGCCATGGATTTAAACAAGTTCGTTTTTTCTTGGATGAGAGCAATAAGGCTGGTTTTGCCCCTCTGAATGATAGGGAACTTTCCTGGTTTTTTGTCAGCCAAG GGGAAAAGGTGACAGGAGAGGCTGAGAAAATGCAAAGGGATGTGCTTGAGAAATGTACAGAAAAATTTCCCTCAGAATACCTAGACGTGGTCCGGCATGCCGATCTTTCCTCATTATCATGGGCACCATTGATGTTTAGGCCTCCATGGGGGATCATATTTGGAAAGCTAAGCAAAGGAAATGTGACAGTAGCTGGTGATGCTATGCACCCCATGACTCCTGATCTAGGAAACGGTGGTGGTGCATCACTAGAAGATGCTGTGGTATTGGGCAGACACATTGGCAATTCAATTATAAACAATGGAGGACTGATTGTTCCAGGAGACATGGCTAAAACCATGGATGATTATGTGAAGGAAAGGAGGTGGCGTGCCGCTATGCTTGTCACAGCATCGTATTTATCAGGACGGATGCAGCAAGGAGATAAATGGTGGATAAATTTTCTCAGGGACAGAGCACTTTACAAGTATTTTTTCGGCTGGCTTTCTAGACTGGTATTTGTTTATGACTGCGGAAGACTTCCTGCTATTTCCTTTGGTGCAATGGATCTGTCCAGTAAGAAGGACTAA
- the LOC133668808 gene encoding monooxygenase 2-like isoform X1, giving the protein MEMMEDVVIVGAGIAGLATAVALKRVGVRALVLERSEGLRATGAALTLFPNAWLALDALGVSHKLTHIYAVTSMGYVTNVSAGDVQQVHARVANNGGDGHGIRTIHRKALLEALAEELPVDSIQFSSKLAVIENEEQGGASIVVIHLEDGTTIKSKVLIGCDGVNSVVARWLGLAEPVHSGRSAVRGLAVFPQGHGFKQEVHQFVDVGKRAGFVPLNDREFYWFLTYNGNIYSELIFNSGDNMAGDPEQIQKQVLEKYAEKFPSSYLDVVRHADISTLTWASLKFRQPWGIIFGKLSKGNVTVAGDAMHPMTPDLGQGGGSSLEDAVVLGRHIGNSVINNGGLIVPGDMAKAIDDYVKERRWRAAFLVTGSYLAGWVQVGGDKWWMKFLRDGIFYKYLLGRISGLVHKDCGKLPAVSFGDMDHSSKKD; this is encoded by the exons atggaAATGATGGAGGATGTGGTGATAGTCGGAGCAGGAATTGCAGGGTTGGCAACAGCAGTGGCTTTGAAAAGAGTAGGGGTTCGAGCCCTGGTGTTAGAGAGATCAGAAGGGCTAAGAGCCACAGGAGCAGCCTTGACTCTATTTCCAAATGCTTGGCTTGCTCTTGATGCTCTTGGTGTTTCTCACAAGCTCACCCACATTTATGCTGTTACATCGAT GGGATATGTAACCAATGTTAGTGCTGGAGATGTTCAACAAGTCCACGCCCGAGTGGCCAATAATGG GGGCGATGGACATGGAATTAGGACAATTCACCGCAAAGCACTGTTAGAGGCACTGGCAGAGGAATTGCCGGTTGACTCAATTCAATTCTCTTCCAAGCTAGCTGTCATTGAAAATGAAGAGCAAGGCGGTGCTTCCATTGTTGTTATACATTTGGAAGATGGAACTACAATCAAATCTAAGGTTCTGATAGGCTGTGATGGGGTGAACTCGGTGGTGGCACGTTGGCTAGGACTGGCAGAACCAGTCCATTCAGGGCGGTCTGCTGTGCGAGGTTTGGCAGTTTTTCCTCAAGGCCATGGATTTAAGCAAGAAGTTCATCAGTTCGTGGATGTGGGCAAAAGAGCTGGTTTTGTTCCTCTTAATGACAGAGAATTTTACTGGTTTTTAACCTACAACG GGAACATTTATTCTGAACTAATTTTCAATTCAGGAGATAACATGGCGGGAGATCCCGAACAAATACAGAAACAAGTACTTGAGAAATATGCAGAAAAGTTTCCTTCATCATACCTAGACGTGGTCCGGCATGCTGATATTTCAACGTTAACATGGGCATCGTTGAAGTTTAGGCAGCCATGGGGGATCATATTTGGAAAGCTAAGCAAAGGAAATGTGACAGTAGCTGGTGATGCTATGCACCCCATGACTCCTGACCTAGGACAAGGCGGTGGCTCATCACTAGAAGATGCTGTGGTATTGGGCAGACACATTGGCAATTCAGTTATAAACAATGGAGGGCTGATTGTTCCAGGAGACATGGCTAAAGCCATAGATGATTATGTGAAGGAAAGGAGGTGGCGTGCTGCTTTTCTTGTCACAGGATCATATTTAGCAGGATGGGTGCAGGTCGGTGGAGATAAATGGTGGATGAAATTCTTAAGGGATGGAATATTTTACAAGTATCTTTTAGGCAGGATTTCTGGACTTGTGCATAAAGATTGTGGCAAACTTCCTGCTGTGTCCTTCGGTGATATGGATCACTCAAGTAAGAAGGACTAG
- the LOC133668808 gene encoding monooxygenase 2-like isoform X2, translating into MEMMEDVVIVGAGIAGLATAVALKRVGVRALVLERSEGLRATGAALTLFPNAWLALDALGVSHKLTHIYAVTSMGYVTNVSAGDVQQVHARVANNGGDGHGIRTIHRKALLEALAEELPVDSIQFSSKLAVIENEEQGGASIVVIHLEDGTTIKSKVLIGCDGVNSVVARWLGLAEPVHSGRSAVRGLAVFPQGHGFKQEVHQFVDVGKRAGFVPLNDREFYWFLTYNGDNMAGDPEQIQKQVLEKYAEKFPSSYLDVVRHADISTLTWASLKFRQPWGIIFGKLSKGNVTVAGDAMHPMTPDLGQGGGSSLEDAVVLGRHIGNSVINNGGLIVPGDMAKAIDDYVKERRWRAAFLVTGSYLAGWVQVGGDKWWMKFLRDGIFYKYLLGRISGLVHKDCGKLPAVSFGDMDHSSKKD; encoded by the exons atggaAATGATGGAGGATGTGGTGATAGTCGGAGCAGGAATTGCAGGGTTGGCAACAGCAGTGGCTTTGAAAAGAGTAGGGGTTCGAGCCCTGGTGTTAGAGAGATCAGAAGGGCTAAGAGCCACAGGAGCAGCCTTGACTCTATTTCCAAATGCTTGGCTTGCTCTTGATGCTCTTGGTGTTTCTCACAAGCTCACCCACATTTATGCTGTTACATCGAT GGGATATGTAACCAATGTTAGTGCTGGAGATGTTCAACAAGTCCACGCCCGAGTGGCCAATAATGG GGGCGATGGACATGGAATTAGGACAATTCACCGCAAAGCACTGTTAGAGGCACTGGCAGAGGAATTGCCGGTTGACTCAATTCAATTCTCTTCCAAGCTAGCTGTCATTGAAAATGAAGAGCAAGGCGGTGCTTCCATTGTTGTTATACATTTGGAAGATGGAACTACAATCAAATCTAAGGTTCTGATAGGCTGTGATGGGGTGAACTCGGTGGTGGCACGTTGGCTAGGACTGGCAGAACCAGTCCATTCAGGGCGGTCTGCTGTGCGAGGTTTGGCAGTTTTTCCTCAAGGCCATGGATTTAAGCAAGAAGTTCATCAGTTCGTGGATGTGGGCAAAAGAGCTGGTTTTGTTCCTCTTAATGACAGAGAATTTTACTGGTTTTTAACCTACAACG GAGATAACATGGCGGGAGATCCCGAACAAATACAGAAACAAGTACTTGAGAAATATGCAGAAAAGTTTCCTTCATCATACCTAGACGTGGTCCGGCATGCTGATATTTCAACGTTAACATGGGCATCGTTGAAGTTTAGGCAGCCATGGGGGATCATATTTGGAAAGCTAAGCAAAGGAAATGTGACAGTAGCTGGTGATGCTATGCACCCCATGACTCCTGACCTAGGACAAGGCGGTGGCTCATCACTAGAAGATGCTGTGGTATTGGGCAGACACATTGGCAATTCAGTTATAAACAATGGAGGGCTGATTGTTCCAGGAGACATGGCTAAAGCCATAGATGATTATGTGAAGGAAAGGAGGTGGCGTGCTGCTTTTCTTGTCACAGGATCATATTTAGCAGGATGGGTGCAGGTCGGTGGAGATAAATGGTGGATGAAATTCTTAAGGGATGGAATATTTTACAAGTATCTTTTAGGCAGGATTTCTGGACTTGTGCATAAAGATTGTGGCAAACTTCCTGCTGTGTCCTTCGGTGATATGGATCACTCAAGTAAGAAGGACTAG
- the LOC133668130 gene encoding LOW QUALITY PROTEIN: uncharacterized protein LOC133668130 (The sequence of the model RefSeq protein was modified relative to this genomic sequence to represent the inferred CDS: inserted 1 base in 1 codon), translating into MEKVISLAEAAKGLFVFQQGKSCPCQARQHRLVSNCLSCDNIVYEQEGEGPCSFCGALVLKEGSTYAGLEESMAPTLDTEFVAEAYAKRLGEYDRNSAARTTVIDDXSNYYEIKGNSWLSNEEKQLLRKKQEETEEAELTKRSKVVVTFDLVGRKVSNF; encoded by the exons ATGGAAAAAGTCATTTCACTTGCAGAGGCTGCCAAAGGGTTATTTGTCTTCCAGCAGGGGAAGTCATGCCCATGTCAAGCCCGTCAGCATAGACTGGTGAGTAATTGCTTATCCTGTGACAATATTGTCTACGAACAAGAAGGAGAGGGGCCTTGCAGTTTCTGCGGCGCCCTTGTGTTAAAGGAAGGAAGTACGTATGCTGGTCTTGAAGAAAGTATGGCTCCTACATTAGATACTGAATTTGTAGCTGAGGCTTATGCTAAAAGGCTTGGGGAGTATGATCGAAATTCTGCAGCACGTACAACTGTTATTGACG AAAGTAATTACTATGAGATAAAAGGCAACAGCTGGCTATCAAATGAG GAGAAGCAACTCTTGAGGAAGAAACAAGAGGAAACAGAAGAAGCAGAACTGACCAAGAGAAGTAAAGTGGTTGTGACTTTTGATTTGGTTGGACGCAAGGTATCAAATTTTTAG